From Rubidibacter lacunae KORDI 51-2, one genomic window encodes:
- a CDS encoding YcjF family protein yields the protein MSSPRAIAFIVGLCFVLGLAIWLIGAIYQLYVEVSFSSLLLANLLLLVVLVLLGLLVAAFVYYFNQIFKPSQRSRRPVVRAPEKKAEAAGVTLKAVRQQVGQIQDEVARQALWERSRAIEANLQRQDLHVVVFGTGSAGKTSLINALIGRVVGTVGAPMGTTQAGATYALPLPRLRRQIFITDTPGILEAGVAGTERERLAKQLATEADLLVFVVDNDLRQSEFEPLQVLAAIGKRSLLVLNKTDLYAQPDREAVLASLRARVRGFIAPQDVVDAAAAPQPMQLANGQFVQPDADIEATIRRLAEVLRSEGEELVADNILLQAQRLGQDVRESLDRQRRQQAEQIVERYQWISAGVLAVTPLPVADMLGAAAVNAQMVVELGRIYGCELNLDRGRELALSLGKMLVSLGVVKGALQLLATALQLSVAGYLVGKAIQGVTVAYLTRIAGKSFIEYFRQNQDWGDGGMGEVVQRQFRLERRDEFVKAFVSEAIDRVVKPLTVAKRSPEDAEELMSPAENDAPSPELISELLVHDDWERSPQSDRDW from the coding sequence ATGTCTTCTCCTCGCGCGATCGCCTTCATCGTCGGTCTTTGCTTTGTGCTCGGGCTGGCAATTTGGCTGATCGGCGCTATTTACCAGCTTTACGTCGAGGTATCGTTCAGCTCCCTACTGCTGGCAAATCTGCTGCTGTTAGTGGTGCTGGTCTTGCTGGGGCTGCTCGTCGCGGCATTCGTTTACTACTTCAATCAAATTTTTAAGCCTTCGCAGCGATCGCGCCGGCCTGTAGTACGCGCGCCGGAGAAGAAAGCCGAAGCAGCGGGGGTCACGTTGAAAGCAGTACGGCAACAGGTCGGGCAAATCCAGGACGAAGTGGCGCGTCAGGCTTTGTGGGAGCGATCGCGCGCGATCGAAGCCAACCTGCAGCGGCAGGATCTGCACGTGGTGGTGTTCGGAACGGGTTCGGCTGGCAAAACCTCGCTGATCAATGCCTTGATCGGGCGCGTCGTCGGGACGGTCGGCGCTCCGATGGGGACGACCCAAGCGGGGGCGACCTATGCTTTACCATTACCTCGCCTCCGTCGCCAGATCTTCATCACCGACACGCCGGGTATCCTGGAAGCCGGTGTCGCCGGTACCGAGCGCGAACGTTTGGCCAAGCAACTTGCGACCGAAGCCGATTTACTCGTGTTCGTCGTCGATAACGACCTGCGCCAGTCAGAATTCGAGCCGCTCCAGGTGCTGGCTGCAATCGGCAAGCGCTCGCTGTTGGTCCTCAATAAAACGGATCTGTACGCCCAGCCAGACCGAGAAGCCGTGTTGGCAAGTTTGCGCGCGCGCGTCCGCGGGTTTATCGCCCCGCAAGACGTGGTGGATGCCGCAGCCGCGCCGCAACCGATGCAGTTAGCCAACGGTCAGTTCGTGCAGCCGGATGCCGATATTGAGGCAACGATCCGCCGCCTCGCCGAGGTGTTGCGATCGGAAGGAGAAGAACTGGTTGCCGATAATATTCTGTTGCAGGCACAGCGACTCGGGCAAGACGTGCGCGAGTCGCTCGATCGTCAGCGCCGCCAGCAGGCCGAACAAATCGTCGAACGCTATCAATGGATTAGCGCCGGGGTCCTTGCCGTAACGCCTCTGCCGGTGGCAGATATGTTGGGAGCAGCTGCGGTGAATGCTCAGATGGTGGTCGAACTCGGACGCATTTATGGATGCGAACTCAATCTCGATCGCGGGCGCGAACTGGCGCTGTCTTTGGGCAAAATGCTGGTCAGCTTGGGCGTGGTTAAAGGTGCGCTGCAATTGCTTGCAACGGCACTGCAATTGTCTGTTGCCGGCTATCTTGTAGGCAAAGCAATTCAAGGCGTTACGGTAGCCTATCTGACGCGCATTGCCGGGAAGAGCTTCATCGAGTACTTCCGTCAAAACCAAGACTGGGGCGATGGTGGGATGGGCGAAGTCGTACAGCGTCAGTTTCGCTTGGAGCGGCGCGACGAGTTTGTCAAAGCCTTCGTGAGCGAGGCGATCGATCGCGTTGTCAAACCTCTGACCGTTGCAAAGCGATCGCCTGAGGACGCTGAGGAACTAATGTCGCCGGCCGAAAATGACGCGCCTAGTCCCGAACTGATTAGTGAGCTTCTAGTCCATGATGACTGGGAGCGATCGCCGCAGTCCGACCGCGACTGGTAA